One window of Thermocoleostomius sinensis A174 genomic DNA carries:
- the ctpC gene encoding carboxyl-terminal processing protease CtpC, whose amino-acid sequence MSMTKRGLVLGATAVAVTAVAVTGVGLHSSQGQAFFQESPKELIDEVWQLIDRNYVDGSFNQVDWRAVRQEYLGRAYSSREQAYDAIREMLERLDDPYTRFMDPQEFRNMQIDTSGELTGVGIQLAQDEETKELVVVSPIEDTPAFEAGILARDVIIKIDGQSTEGMDTNTAVGLIRGPVGTEVNITIRRGNQELDYTLKRALIELHPVRYSLQTEADGTRVGYIRLSQFSANAADEMREAIQDLESQAVDGYVLDLRINPGGLLYASIDIARMWLNEGVIVSTVDRQGVSEQETANGTALTDKPLVVLIDGGSASASEILSGALQDNGRAVLVGSQTFGKGLVQSVRGLNDGSGLAVTVAKYLTPNGTDINHQGISPDIAVELTDEQRQNLFGVNNEIGTDEDLQYIRALQELDQLIAGQQNRRQASQ is encoded by the coding sequence ATGAGTATGACAAAGCGTGGACTCGTTTTAGGCGCAACTGCGGTCGCTGTTACTGCGGTTGCTGTGACTGGTGTAGGCTTGCATTCTTCTCAAGGACAAGCCTTTTTTCAAGAGAGTCCCAAAGAATTAATCGACGAGGTTTGGCAGTTAATCGATCGCAACTACGTTGATGGCTCGTTTAATCAAGTGGATTGGAGGGCCGTACGGCAGGAATATCTTGGACGGGCTTATAGTAGCCGCGAACAGGCCTATGATGCGATTCGCGAGATGCTGGAACGCTTGGACGATCCCTACACCCGCTTCATGGACCCACAAGAGTTCCGCAACATGCAGATTGATACATCGGGCGAGTTGACGGGGGTAGGCATTCAATTGGCCCAAGATGAAGAGACTAAGGAACTCGTGGTGGTGTCTCCAATTGAAGATACTCCTGCCTTTGAAGCTGGCATTTTAGCTCGCGATGTCATTATCAAGATCGACGGTCAAAGCACCGAAGGCATGGATACTAATACGGCAGTAGGGCTAATTCGCGGTCCGGTGGGCACAGAGGTCAATATTACCATTCGGCGTGGCAATCAAGAGTTGGACTATACCTTGAAGCGTGCCTTGATTGAACTGCATCCGGTGCGGTACTCTCTGCAAACTGAAGCAGACGGCACTAGAGTTGGTTACATTCGCCTTAGTCAATTCAGCGCCAATGCAGCGGATGAAATGCGGGAAGCAATTCAAGATTTAGAGTCACAAGCGGTGGATGGCTATGTGCTAGACCTGCGGATTAATCCGGGTGGATTGCTCTATGCCAGCATTGACATTGCGCGGATGTGGTTAAATGAGGGCGTAATTGTCTCTACAGTCGATCGCCAGGGAGTGTCTGAGCAGGAAACTGCCAATGGTACAGCCCTGACCGATAAGCCATTAGTGGTGCTCATCGATGGCGGCTCGGCCAGCGCCAGCGAGATTCTCTCCGGTGCTTTGCAAGATAACGGCCGTGCTGTACTGGTGGGTAGCCAAACCTTTGGCAAAGGACTTGTGCAGTCTGTGCGTGGTTTGAATGATGGTTCGGGTTTAGCCGTAACGGTGGCGAAGTATTTGACGCCAAACGGTACAGATATTAACCATCAGGGCATTTCACCGGATATTGCCGTCGAACTCACAGATGAACAGCGGCAAAACCTGTTTGGAGTGAACAATGAAATTGGGACCGATGAAGATCTGCAATACATTCGTGCCTTGCAAGAACTAGATCAGTTGATTGCTGGGCAGCAGAACCGCAGACAGGCCTCTCAATAG
- the ispG gene encoding (E)-4-hydroxy-3-methylbut-2-enyl-diphosphate synthase produces MQTLPTPVTTKVSSICLATDGKIQRRQTRPVPVGSITIGGGHPVAVQSMINEDTLDIDASVAAIRRLHEIGCEIVRVTVPSMAHAKAMEEIRHRVFTTYQPVPLVADVHHNGLKIALEAAKHVDNVRINPGLYVFEKPKLDRTEYTQAEFDEIGDRIRETLEPLVVSLRDQNKSMRIGVNHGSLAERMLFTYGDTPEGMVESALEFIRICESLNFYNLEISLKASNVPVMISANRLMVQRMDELGMNYPLHLGVTEAGDGEYGRIKSTAGIGTLLAEGIGDTIRVSLTEAPEKEIPVCYSILQALGLRRTMVEYVACPSCGRTLFNLEEVLHQVRAATNHLTGLNIAVMGCIVNGPGEMADADYGYVGKQAGYIALYRGREEIKKVPEDRGVEELINLIKADGRWVDP; encoded by the coding sequence ATGCAGACTCTTCCGACTCCTGTTACAACGAAAGTTTCCTCTATTTGCCTCGCTACCGACGGCAAAATTCAACGTCGCCAAACGCGCCCCGTTCCTGTCGGCAGCATTACGATCGGCGGTGGTCATCCGGTAGCGGTCCAGTCAATGATCAATGAAGATACGCTGGATATTGATGCGTCAGTGGCAGCGATTCGGCGATTGCATGAGATTGGCTGTGAAATTGTGCGGGTGACAGTGCCCAGCATGGCCCATGCTAAGGCCATGGAAGAAATTCGCCACCGTGTATTCACTACATATCAGCCTGTTCCCCTGGTGGCAGATGTTCACCATAATGGTCTGAAAATTGCGCTAGAAGCAGCCAAACATGTTGATAATGTGCGAATTAATCCGGGTCTCTATGTGTTTGAGAAGCCCAAGCTCGATCGCACGGAATATACCCAGGCGGAATTTGATGAAATTGGCGATCGCATTCGCGAAACTCTAGAACCGTTGGTCGTGTCTCTGCGAGATCAAAATAAATCGATGCGTATTGGCGTTAACCACGGTTCGCTGGCTGAACGGATGCTGTTTACCTACGGAGACACGCCTGAAGGCATGGTAGAGTCGGCGCTGGAATTTATTCGTATCTGCGAATCGCTGAATTTTTATAACTTAGAAATTTCCTTGAAAGCGTCCAATGTACCTGTGATGATCTCTGCCAACCGCCTGATGGTGCAGCGCATGGATGAACTGGGTATGAATTATCCGCTGCATCTAGGAGTAACAGAAGCAGGAGATGGAGAATATGGCCGCATCAAATCTACAGCCGGGATTGGCACATTACTGGCAGAAGGCATCGGTGATACGATTCGCGTTTCACTGACCGAAGCCCCTGAAAAAGAAATCCCAGTTTGCTATAGCATCTTGCAAGCTCTAGGACTTCGACGCACAATGGTGGAATATGTGGCTTGTCCATCTTGCGGTCGAACGCTGTTTAACTTGGAAGAAGTTTTACATCAGGTTCGGGCCGCCACAAACCACCTTACGGGGTTGAATATTGCGGTTATGGGGTGTATTGTGAATGGCCCAGGCGAGATGGCCGACGCCGACTATGGCTATGTGGGCAAGCAAGCGGGCTACATCGCGCTGTATCGGGGGCGCGAAGAAATCAAAAAGGTTCCCGAAGATAGGGGAGTTGAGGAGTTGATCAATTTAATTAAGGCAGATGGACGTTGGGTTGATCCTTAG
- the ruvB gene encoding Holliday junction branch migration DNA helicase RuvB, with translation MAIISSKQPPEPNPPKQAAALSKQGRKARRGTEPGLLESAATLEETNKQEETLRPQRLAEYIGQKALKEVLDIAIQAAKFRNETLDHLLLYGPPGLGKTTMALVLATEMGVNCKITTAPALERPRDILGLLISLQPGDLLFIDEIHRLPRVTEEILYPAMEDYRLDIPTGKGQAARTCSIPLQRFTLVGATTRVGALTSPLRDRFGIIQRLRFYELDELTQIVLRTAAILTTDITEAGAAEIARRARGTPRIANRLLRRVRDYVAVKAGGVTITESIAAEALELFSVDPCGLDWTDRRLLGVMIENFGGRPVGLETLAAATGEDAQTIEEVYEPYLLQIGYLQRTPRGRIPTPAAWKHLGYGDPPDSQLSLLR, from the coding sequence ATGGCAATCATATCCTCGAAACAACCGCCAGAACCAAACCCACCGAAGCAAGCGGCTGCCCTGTCTAAACAGGGGCGGAAAGCCCGTCGTGGAACAGAACCCGGCTTGCTCGAATCGGCTGCCACGTTAGAGGAAACTAACAAACAAGAAGAGACGCTACGACCGCAGCGATTAGCAGAATATATTGGGCAAAAAGCCCTCAAAGAAGTCCTAGATATTGCTATTCAAGCTGCCAAGTTTCGCAATGAGACGCTGGATCATCTACTACTTTATGGCCCACCAGGGCTAGGCAAAACGACGATGGCACTCGTTCTGGCTACAGAAATGGGGGTGAATTGCAAAATCACAACTGCTCCAGCCCTAGAGCGTCCGAGAGACATCTTGGGCTTGCTAATCAGCTTACAGCCAGGCGATCTGTTGTTCATTGATGAAATTCACCGCTTGCCTCGCGTTACCGAAGAAATTTTGTATCCAGCAATGGAAGATTATCGGCTGGATATTCCCACTGGAAAAGGACAAGCTGCCCGTACATGCAGCATTCCGTTGCAGCGATTTACGCTAGTGGGGGCAACGACTCGCGTGGGGGCATTAACTTCGCCGTTGCGCGATCGCTTTGGCATTATTCAACGCTTACGGTTTTACGAACTCGATGAACTGACGCAGATTGTCTTGCGCACCGCTGCTATTTTGACCACTGACATTACCGAAGCAGGAGCCGCTGAAATTGCCCGTCGTGCTCGAGGAACACCGCGCATTGCGAACCGCTTGTTGCGACGAGTGCGAGATTACGTAGCAGTCAAAGCTGGCGGAGTCACCATCACCGAGTCGATCGCGGCCGAAGCCCTGGAACTGTTCAGTGTTGATCCTTGCGGGTTAGACTGGACCGATCGTCGCCTATTGGGAGTAATGATTGAAAATTTTGGTGGTCGTCCGGTGGGGCTGGAAACCTTAGCCGCCGCCACTGGAGAAGACGCCCAAACCATTGAAGAAGTGTATGAACCCTATTTGCTGCAAATTGGCTATCTCCAGCGAACTCCCCGTGGACGAATTCCCACCCCCGCCGCATGGAAGCACTTGGGCTATGGCGATCCCCCTGACAGCCAGTTATCGTTGTTACGATAG
- a CDS encoding tetratricopeptide repeat protein — translation MLKFLFVLLLSIAFWFTATPIRSIGLAQPLMGQIPASDASPFSEQQIQDIEAWRLAAFSATNQGDFATAEAYWTKLLELLPGEPALWSNRGNARVSQNKLAEAIADYNRAIELAPTAPDPYLNRGTALEGLGEWDKAIADYNRVLELDPTDAAAYNNRGNAKAGLGDWEQAIADYQQAAKLAPDFAFARANYALALYQAGQADSAIREMRNLVRKYPQFADMRAALTAALWAAGNRGEAESNWVAVMGLDNRYKDINWVSHIRRWPPAMSSALEKFLKLN, via the coding sequence ATGCTGAAATTTTTATTTGTCCTGCTTCTGTCCATTGCCTTCTGGTTTACAGCTACTCCTATCCGTTCGATCGGGCTAGCGCAGCCCCTGATGGGCCAAATTCCTGCCTCTGATGCTTCACCCTTCAGTGAACAGCAAATTCAGGATATTGAAGCATGGCGACTTGCGGCCTTTTCTGCCACCAACCAAGGTGATTTTGCAACGGCCGAAGCCTATTGGACAAAGCTGTTAGAGTTGCTGCCCGGCGAACCCGCCCTCTGGAGTAATCGCGGTAATGCCAGAGTGAGCCAGAACAAGCTTGCCGAAGCCATCGCCGACTATAATCGTGCGATCGAACTAGCTCCCACGGCCCCCGATCCCTACCTCAATCGCGGCACGGCCTTGGAAGGGTTAGGAGAGTGGGATAAAGCCATTGCCGATTACAATCGCGTTCTGGAGTTAGATCCCACCGATGCAGCCGCTTACAACAATCGCGGCAACGCCAAGGCTGGTCTGGGAGATTGGGAGCAGGCGATCGCCGATTATCAACAAGCTGCCAAGCTAGCACCGGATTTCGCCTTTGCCCGGGCTAACTATGCCCTAGCTTTATATCAAGCGGGGCAAGCTGACTCAGCCATCCGAGAAATGCGTAACCTTGTGCGCAAGTATCCACAATTTGCCGATATGCGGGCTGCCTTAACGGCTGCGTTGTGGGCAGCAGGAAATCGTGGTGAAGCGGAAAGCAACTGGGTTGCCGTGATGGGGTTAGATAACCGCTATAAAGATATCAATTGGGTCAGCCACATTCGCCGCTGGCCGCCAGCTATGAGCAGCGCCCTCGAAAAGTTTCTGAAGCTGAACTAA
- a CDS encoding DMT family transporter, whose product MGQLDNLPDNMESEDFNTPQELLRTMTYDLKTLQQDVVAQLHQDIRRLQAEKSRLMNDIEKLQTQQQTLQSQHEVTLSRQQLAQQQAWAKQLALALANHLHTALMQRLSQTLSTQPMPRSDDMPQIAGSAQGGAPIDPENTYRVLASIDETINHALASLRHDLNSYQSALSQQISRMHDLGQQGEAILDVLVSRISQQLQAETLKNRSERSTPDSTARSALGSPPAPKIVPSDVIVPPLPKPPALTPPSTSVAPVAEPFLPAPMDQPSSQPSSQSSEQAASDSPTPAEAPELAAVVPTPPTTPTRSTPARRSPFQAGFLLILFSTATLALHHVIVQIIGTSGRLFGSEALQVGGFIQLSTFSSALLVLWVRMVAIVPLMAWLSGLLYRPVWRDFRSFFVSRERRLLWSLIGSGIFLMLSQVFLYVAIGELGPAVGVAISSLYPLVTLPLMWLLFGERPSRLRMLAVFAIALGIAFTVFAARSLLSDQGMLAAVISGVTFGLYLVSMMLINRRKLNPLPISLIQNATIFVFSSLFLIGFGSSAAPSNWSGLIISGLILGGLTIVSYILNDVGSRILGAARATLITASVPALTALLAFLILPNAQNFLSLGQIIGILILTMGIAALSLERILNQHKPVRSVGR is encoded by the coding sequence ATGGGGCAACTGGACAATCTACCCGACAACATGGAGTCTGAAGACTTCAACACGCCGCAAGAACTGCTGCGGACAATGACCTATGACCTGAAGACATTGCAGCAAGATGTAGTCGCTCAGCTACATCAAGATATTCGGCGGCTTCAGGCTGAAAAATCGCGCTTAATGAATGACATTGAGAAACTGCAAACTCAGCAACAAACGCTCCAGTCGCAGCATGAAGTCACGCTGTCGCGGCAGCAGTTGGCCCAGCAACAAGCTTGGGCGAAGCAATTAGCGTTGGCGTTAGCTAATCATTTGCACACTGCCTTAATGCAGCGCTTAAGCCAAACCCTCAGTACTCAGCCGATGCCGCGATCGGACGATATGCCGCAAATTGCCGGGTCTGCTCAAGGGGGTGCTCCAATCGATCCAGAAAACACCTATCGGGTGCTAGCCTCGATCGATGAAACCATCAACCATGCCTTGGCTTCGCTGCGCCACGACTTAAACAGTTATCAGAGCGCTTTGTCTCAACAAATTAGCCGGATGCACGATTTGGGACAACAAGGGGAGGCGATTCTCGATGTGTTGGTCAGCCGCATCAGCCAACAACTTCAGGCAGAAACCTTGAAAAATCGCAGCGAGCGTTCCACTCCAGACTCTACGGCGCGATCGGCTCTTGGCTCTCCCCCTGCTCCAAAAATTGTTCCGTCCGATGTGATCGTTCCACCTCTGCCTAAACCGCCAGCACTGACTCCTCCCTCCACTTCCGTTGCGCCTGTTGCAGAACCATTTCTGCCTGCGCCTATGGATCAGCCTTCCAGTCAACCTTCTAGTCAGTCCTCTGAGCAAGCCGCCTCAGATAGCCCGACACCAGCAGAAGCTCCTGAACTAGCGGCGGTGGTCCCTACTCCTCCTACCACTCCAACTCGATCGACTCCGGCGCGACGATCGCCCTTTCAAGCCGGTTTTCTGCTGATTTTATTTTCTACAGCAACCTTGGCCCTGCATCATGTGATTGTGCAAATCATTGGCACATCAGGGCGATTATTTGGCAGCGAAGCGTTGCAAGTAGGTGGTTTTATTCAACTCAGCACTTTCAGTAGTGCGCTATTGGTGCTGTGGGTGCGCATGGTGGCAATTGTGCCGCTGATGGCTTGGCTATCGGGATTGCTCTACCGCCCCGTTTGGCGAGACTTTCGCTCGTTCTTTGTATCCAGAGAGCGACGATTGCTGTGGAGTCTTATCGGCAGCGGCATTTTTCTAATGCTGTCGCAAGTATTTTTGTATGTAGCAATCGGCGAACTGGGCCCGGCGGTTGGGGTTGCGATTTCGTCGCTATATCCCCTAGTGACATTACCGCTGATGTGGCTATTGTTTGGAGAGCGCCCCTCACGATTGCGCATGTTGGCTGTGTTTGCCATCGCGTTAGGAATTGCTTTCACTGTGTTTGCAGCCCGATCGCTGTTATCTGATCAGGGCATGTTGGCGGCGGTCATCTCTGGTGTCACATTTGGGCTATACCTAGTGTCAATGATGTTGATTAATCGTCGCAAGCTGAATCCGCTCCCAATTAGTTTGATTCAAAATGCCACAATTTTTGTGTTCAGCAGCCTATTTTTGATTGGGTTTGGCTCCAGTGCAGCGCCGAGCAATTGGTCAGGACTGATTATCAGTGGGCTGATCTTAGGCGGACTAACGATCGTCAGCTATATTCTCAATGACGTTGGCTCTCGCATTCTAGGAGCCGCCCGTGCCACACTGATTACTGCTAGTGTGCCTGCGCTCACGGCTCTGTTAGCTTTCTTGATTCTTCCCAATGCCCAAAACTTTCTGAGCTTGGGACAAATCATCGGAATTTTGATTCTCACTATGGGAATTGCAGCCCTCAGCTTAGAGCGAATTTTGAACCAACACAAACCCGTCCGATCCGTGGGGCGATAA
- a CDS encoding four-carbon acid sugar kinase family protein: MSANPKIIVLDDDPTGSQTVHSCLLLMRWDVETLQMGLTDASPIFFVLTNTRALPPDQAVATVRSVCQNLKQAIAAVGIQEFLIVSRSDSTLRGHYPIETDAIAEVLGPFDAHFLTPAFFEGGRFTSDSVHYLIVNGIPTPVHQTEFARDSVFGYHHSYLPAYVEEKTQGRIKASEVEQLLLAEVRSGCFDRLMQLQNNQCVVVDAETQADLNQFATDVLAAVSQGKRFLFRSAASLLTALANLPPQHVAPEDMATYTRNGKPGAVLVGSHVKKTTEQLEELLNEPTIVPIEVDVVHLLEESETQRAELLHQVLARVQAVHAELNTPAIFTSRQELTFADIQTRLAFGAAVSRLLMDIVRGLPSDLGFLISKGGITSNDVLSTGLALQSARLLGQILPGVSIVRTPSDHPQFPNLPVVLFPGNVGDRYALVQAYQRLMGEP; the protein is encoded by the coding sequence ATGAGTGCGAACCCTAAAATCATTGTGTTAGACGATGACCCCACTGGCTCCCAAACGGTTCATAGCTGTTTACTGCTGATGCGGTGGGATGTGGAAACATTACAGATGGGGTTAACCGATGCATCGCCGATTTTTTTCGTGTTGACCAACACCCGTGCCCTGCCGCCTGACCAAGCCGTAGCAACGGTTCGATCGGTCTGTCAAAATCTGAAGCAGGCGATCGCAGCGGTGGGAATTCAGGAATTTTTAATCGTCAGTCGTTCTGATTCCACCCTACGGGGACATTATCCAATCGAAACCGATGCGATTGCCGAAGTGTTGGGACCCTTCGATGCTCATTTTCTTACCCCTGCCTTTTTTGAAGGGGGACGCTTCACCAGCGACAGTGTGCATTACCTGATTGTCAACGGTATTCCGACCCCAGTTCACCAAACCGAATTTGCTCGCGATTCTGTGTTTGGCTATCACCACAGCTATTTGCCAGCTTATGTGGAAGAAAAGACTCAAGGACGCATCAAAGCGAGTGAGGTAGAACAATTGTTACTCGCCGAGGTGCGATCGGGCTGTTTCGATCGCCTCATGCAACTACAAAATAATCAGTGTGTGGTGGTGGATGCAGAAACGCAGGCAGATCTGAATCAATTTGCCACCGATGTATTAGCCGCAGTTTCGCAAGGCAAACGCTTCCTTTTTCGTAGTGCTGCCAGTTTACTGACGGCGTTGGCTAACCTACCACCTCAGCATGTGGCTCCTGAAGACATGGCTACCTACACCCGCAACGGCAAACCCGGTGCTGTCCTGGTGGGATCGCATGTCAAAAAAACCACTGAACAACTAGAAGAACTGTTGAATGAGCCGACGATTGTGCCGATCGAAGTGGATGTGGTGCATTTGCTGGAAGAGTCGGAGACTCAGCGAGCCGAACTACTGCATCAGGTGCTCGCTCGCGTACAAGCCGTTCATGCGGAGTTGAACACGCCAGCTATTTTTACCAGTCGGCAGGAATTGACCTTTGCCGATATTCAAACCCGCTTGGCGTTTGGGGCAGCAGTGTCAAGGCTGCTGATGGACATTGTGCGCGGTTTGCCCTCGGATCTGGGCTTCCTCATCAGCAAAGGCGGCATCACATCCAATGACGTGCTCAGCACCGGATTGGCGCTGCAATCGGCGCGGCTGTTGGGGCAGATTCTGCCAGGGGTCTCGATTGTGCGCACACCCTCCGATCACCCACAATTCCCAAATTTACCAGTGGTGTTGTTTCCAGGTAATGTGGGCGATCGCTACGCTTTGGTGCAAGCCTACCAGCGGCTGATGGGTGAACCGTAG
- a CDS encoding glucose-1-phosphate adenylyltransferase — MKKVLAIILGGGAGTRLYPLTKLRAKPAVPLAGKYRLIDIPVSNCINSGIYKIYVLTQFNSASLNRHLSRTYAFSGFHEGFVEVLAAQQTPENSNWFQGTADAVRQYMRLFQEWDVDEYLILSGDHLYRMDYTEFVERHRETNADITLSVLPIDEKRASDFGLIKIDSSGQVTTFSEKPKGDALKQMAVDTTILGLSAEEAKQNPYIASMGIYVFKRQVLLDLLNSYSDFTDFGKEIIPAAAKNYNTQAYLFNGYWEDIGTIEAFYEANLALTQQPMPPFSFYDEDAPIYTRGRYLPPTKLLNCRITDSMIGDGCILKNCQIHHSVLGIRTRIESGCNIQDTLIMGADAYQPVEQRQIELEDKKVPLGIGENSVVRRAIIDKNACIGRDVQLINKDRVEEAQREDQGFHIRSGIIVVIKNAVIPDGTII; from the coding sequence GTGAAGAAAGTATTAGCCATCATTCTAGGTGGGGGAGCCGGAACCCGTCTGTATCCTCTAACGAAACTTCGGGCAAAGCCTGCGGTGCCTCTGGCAGGTAAGTATCGCCTTATTGACATTCCTGTGAGTAACTGTATTAACTCTGGAATTTATAAGATTTATGTACTAACGCAGTTCAACTCTGCTTCGCTTAATCGCCACCTCTCTCGCACCTATGCCTTTTCTGGATTTCACGAAGGGTTTGTGGAGGTATTAGCTGCGCAACAAACGCCTGAAAACTCGAACTGGTTCCAAGGAACAGCCGATGCAGTGCGCCAATATATGCGGCTGTTTCAAGAATGGGACGTAGATGAATACTTAATTCTGTCTGGGGATCATCTGTACCGGATGGATTATACGGAATTTGTTGAACGCCACCGAGAAACCAACGCTGACATCACGCTTTCGGTATTGCCGATCGATGAGAAGCGCGCTTCTGACTTCGGGTTAATTAAGATTGATAGCAGTGGCCAAGTTACAACCTTCAGCGAAAAACCCAAAGGAGATGCTCTGAAGCAAATGGCGGTAGACACCACAATTTTGGGGCTGTCGGCCGAAGAGGCTAAGCAAAATCCATACATCGCTTCAATGGGCATTTATGTGTTTAAGCGCCAGGTACTGCTCGATTTGCTCAACTCCTATTCCGATTTCACGGATTTTGGCAAGGAGATTATTCCAGCGGCTGCCAAAAACTACAACACTCAGGCTTACTTGTTCAATGGGTACTGGGAAGATATTGGAACGATCGAAGCGTTCTATGAGGCAAACTTGGCACTGACTCAGCAACCCATGCCGCCGTTTAGCTTCTACGACGAAGATGCACCCATCTATACTCGGGGTCGATATTTGCCGCCAACTAAGCTGCTAAATTGCCGCATCACCGATTCAATGATTGGCGACGGTTGCATTCTCAAGAACTGCCAAATCCACCATTCAGTGCTGGGGATTCGTACTCGCATTGAGTCAGGTTGCAACATTCAAGACACATTAATTATGGGGGCTGATGCTTACCAACCTGTAGAACAACGGCAGATAGAATTGGAAGATAAGAAAGTTCCGTTGGGCATTGGCGAAAATTCGGTGGTTCGTCGAGCAATCATTGATAAAAATGCCTGCATCGGCCGCGATGTGCAACTAATTAATAAAGATCGAGTAGAAGAAGCTCAACGAGAAGACCAAGGATTCCACATTCGCAGCGGCATCATTGTCGTCATCAAGAATGCTGTCATCCCTGATGGAACGATTATTTAG
- a CDS encoding fasciclin domain-containing protein, which produces MLRNSTISKKLLAGIAGLGLVGALAACTPPETAESPTTDAPATAESPLPGEDTPAVGTDPAAPAGQTLAGSETLLETVESDGSFSTLSQAIQAAGLEQTLSEPGPYTVFAPTDEAFAALPPEVQEQLLQPENQDVLRQILSYHVVPGSITSPSITPGEVETVAGPSVTIDDAAGQITVDGANVVEPDIIASNGVVHAIDQVLLPPDLQVQ; this is translated from the coding sequence ATGCTCCGAAACAGCACAATCTCGAAGAAACTGTTAGCTGGAATTGCAGGGCTTGGATTAGTTGGAGCTTTAGCAGCTTGCACTCCGCCTGAAACAGCCGAATCACCGACCACAGATGCTCCAGCTACGGCTGAATCTCCCCTTCCTGGCGAAGACACTCCCGCCGTTGGCACCGATCCGGCTGCTCCTGCTGGTCAGACTTTGGCTGGCAGTGAAACCCTGCTAGAAACTGTAGAAAGCGATGGCTCCTTTAGTACGTTAAGCCAAGCCATTCAGGCGGCAGGACTGGAACAAACCCTGAGCGAACCAGGCCCTTACACCGTCTTTGCACCGACTGACGAAGCCTTTGCAGCCCTGCCTCCTGAAGTTCAGGAACAGTTGCTTCAGCCCGAAAATCAGGATGTGTTACGGCAGATCTTGTCCTATCATGTTGTACCCGGCAGTATCACCTCTCCGAGCATCACACCGGGTGAGGTAGAAACGGTGGCTGGTCCCTCAGTGACGATCGACGATGCCGCTGGTCAAATTACTGTAGATGGTGCAAATGTAGTGGAGCCTGACATCATTGCCAGCAATGGCGTCGTGCATGCGATTGACCAAGTACTACTGCCTCCAGATTTGCAAGTACAGTAG
- a CDS encoding pentapeptide repeat-containing protein, translated as MKLKVILMVLSAIALSAVAGIYGVNFAAKQDHVQRLLQTRECRGCNLEGANLDRMNLEGVNLEDANLEGASLQGAKLGKANLERANLRRANLKQADLGCTAFSFSLRANENASNLDFNVDENPEASNPQNFPYGFNISTDNNSATFSVNLGGCANLRGATLQGATMPNGTIHP; from the coding sequence ATGAAGCTAAAAGTTATTCTAATGGTTCTATCTGCGATCGCCCTCAGCGCGGTAGCAGGAATCTATGGTGTCAATTTTGCAGCAAAGCAAGATCACGTTCAACGGCTATTGCAAACGCGAGAATGTCGAGGCTGTAATTTGGAAGGAGCCAACCTCGATCGAATGAACTTGGAAGGGGTGAACCTAGAAGACGCCAATCTAGAGGGGGCAAGCCTGCAAGGAGCTAAACTGGGCAAGGCCAACTTGGAACGGGCCAACTTACGTCGGGCCAATTTAAAGCAAGCTGATTTGGGCTGCACTGCCTTCAGCTTCAGCCTTCGCGCCAATGAGAACGCATCCAATTTAGATTTCAATGTAGACGAAAATCCAGAAGCCAGCAATCCACAAAACTTTCCCTATGGCTTCAATATTAGTACTGACAACAACAGTGCTACATTTAGCGTCAATCTAGGAGGATGTGCCAACTTGAGGGGAGCGACCCTACAGGGCGCAACCATGCCGAACGGCACTATTCATCCCTAG